From a region of the Balaenoptera musculus isolate JJ_BM4_2016_0621 chromosome 15, mBalMus1.pri.v3, whole genome shotgun sequence genome:
- the NAPB gene encoding beta-soluble NSF attachment protein isoform X3, which translates to MRFVRRPSSICSCRANTTPPPALWMLGTPTRRQTPKGRFTIAAKHHISIAEIYETELVDIEKAIAHYEQSADYYKGEESNSSANKCLLKVAAYAAQLEQYQKAIEIFEQVGANTMDNPLLKYSAKDYFFKAALCHFIVDELNAKLALEKYEEMFPAFTDSRECKLLKKLLEAHEEQNSEAYTEAVKEFDSISRLDQWLTTMLLRIKKSIQGDGEGDGDLK; encoded by the exons ATGCGTTTTGTCAGGCGGCCAAGCTCCATATGCAGCTGCAGAGCAAACACGACTCCGCCACCAGCTTTGTGGATGCTGGGAACGCCTACAAGAAGGCAGACCCCCAAG GGAAGGTTCACGATCGCGGCCAAGCACCACATCAGCATCGCGGAGATCTACGAGACGGAGCTGGTGGACATCGAGAAG gcTATCGCCCATTACGAACAATCAGCTGATTATTACAAAGGGGAAGAATCCAATAG CTCGGCTAACAAATGTCTGCTGAAAGTGGCCGCGTACGCCGCCCAGCTGGAGCAGTACCAGAAGGCCATCGAGATCTTCGAGCAG GTTGGGGCCAACACCATGGATAACCCTTTGTTGAAGTACAGTGCAAAGGATTACTTCTTTAAAGCTGCCCTCTGTCACTTCATAGTGGATGAGCTGAATGCCAAG CTTGCTCTGGAGAAATACGAGGAAATGTTTCCGGCGTTCACTGATTCGAGAGAATGCAAGTTATTGAAA AAACTTCTAGAAGCTCACGAAGAGCAGAACAGTGAAGCTTACACGGAAGCA GTGAAGGAATTTGACTCGATATCCCGCCTGGACCAGTGGCTCACCACCATGCTGCTGCGCATCAAGAAGTCCATCCAGGGGGACGGGGAAGGAGACGGAGACCTCAAGTGA